Proteins co-encoded in one Arachis hypogaea cultivar Tifrunner chromosome 13, arahy.Tifrunner.gnm2.J5K5, whole genome shotgun sequence genomic window:
- the LOC112734906 gene encoding uncharacterized protein, giving the protein MELNSMDTLLAQNKVITAQLAALTKQMEKNQVSVIQAQAPMQEEDTPEVESPQPCDSSNKFARLEAAMSQLVESIATVAERQFQADKKIDSIQEETRSNIRNQGAAISKLKVQLGSLSKQIPMPIHTFSSDTMANPRGECKVITLRSGKVVEEASSNHKLQGEEAIIDLGTKKEEETPEPTPPKQVLKSYVPKAPYPQRLRKDGKDNQFSRFLEIFKKLQINIPFAEVLEQMPLYDKFLKKLMTRKRNWEEKETIVLSEEWNISIKKALCDLGASINLMSLAMMKRMGIEEAKPTRMAFQLIDRTFKFPHGVVEDLLLKVGEFIFPVDFVVLDMEEESNASIILGRPFLATAGAIINVQKGDLVLRLHEEKMVFNVFKGMSYPKESIGECMMVDTMEKIVQGVLEEEQCEEVMEQDQQASCGELPQEIIEGSIMLDKASKKEVETPKLELKTLPPSLKYAYLGDNNTYPVIINLS; this is encoded by the exons ATGGAGCTCAATTCCATGGATACTCTgttggctcaaaacaaggtgatCACAGCTCAACTAGCAGCTCTAACAAAGCAAATggagaagaatcaagtctcagttATCCAAGCCCAAGCACCTATGCAAGAAGAAGATACCCCAGAAGTTGAAT CCCCACAACCATGTGATAGCAGCAACAAATTTGCAAGATTGGAGGCTGCTATGTCACAATTGGTAGAGAGTATTGCCACTGTTGCAGAGAGACAATTCCAAGCTGACAAAAAGATAGACTCAATCCAAGAGGAGACCAGATCCAACATAAGGAACCAAGGGGCAGCAATTTCAAAACTGAAAGTACAACTAGGGAGCTTGTCCAAACAGATACCAATGCCCATACACACATTTTCAAGTGATACTatggccaacccaagaggggaatgcaaagtCATCACACTAAGAAGTGGAAAGGTGGTGGAAGAGGCTTCCTCAAACCACAAATTACAAGGAGAAGAAGCTATAATTGATCTAGGAactaagaaggaagaagagacacCTGAACCAACCCCGCCAAAACAAGTCTTGAAGTCATATGTACCAAAAGCACCCTACCCACAAAGGCTGAGGAAAGATGGAAAGGACAACCAATTTTCTAGATTCTTGGAGATATTTAAGAAGCTCCAAATTAACATACCTTTTGCTGAGGtattagagcaaatgccactctatgacaAGTTTCTAAAGAAGCTCATGACAAGGAAAAGAAACTGGGAAGAAAAGGAAACTATAGTGCTCTcggaggaat ggaaTATAAGCATTAAGAAGGCATTGTGTGATCTGGGAGCTAGCATTAACCTCATGTCCTTGGCCATGATGAAAAGAATGGGAATTGAAGAGGCCAAACCAACACGAATGGCCTTTCAACTAATTGACAGAACATTCAAATTTCCTCATGGGGTAGTGGAAGACTTGTTGTTGAAAGTGGGAGAATTCATATTCCCAGTAGATTTTGTTGTGCTTGATATGGAGGAAGAATCCAATGCATCAATTatactaggaagaccattcctagctactgctggggCCATAATTAATGTACAAAAGGGAGACTtagtcttgagattgcatgaagaGAAGATGGTATTCAATGTTTTCAAAGGAATGAGCTACCCAAAGGAATCCATTGGTGAATGCATGATGGTGGATACAATGGAGAAGATAGTTCAAGGagtcttggaagaagaacaatgtgaagaaGTAATGGAGCAAGATCAACAAGCATCATGTGGTGAGCTACCACAAGAAATCATAGAAGGCTCAATCATGCTAGACAAGGCAAGCAAGAAGGAAGTGGAAACACCAAAGTTAGAGTTGAAGACCCTGCCTCCAAGCTTGAAGTATGCCTACTTGGGTGACAATAACACATACCCAGTCATCATTAATTTAAGCTAG